The sequence CCCAGCGCCGCCGGGCAGACCGAGGTCGTCCTTGCCGCGCAGGCCCAGGCGATGATCAGCGCCGACACCATCGGCCTGGTCGAGGCGCACGGCACCGCCACGCGGCTCGGCGACCCGATCGAGGTGTCCGCGCTCACCGAGGCCTTCCGCCAGTCCACGCAGCGCCGCGGCTACTGCGCGCTGGGCTCGGTGAAGACCAACATCGGTCATCTGGGCGCGGCCGCCGGCATCGCCGGGCTGATCAAGGCGGTCCTCGCCCTGGAGCACCGGCAGATCCCGCCCAGCCTGCACTTCACCGAGCCCAACCCGCTGATCGACTTCGCCTCCAGCCCGTTCCGGGTGCCCACGACGCTGCAGGACTGGCCCGCCGCCGAGCATCCGCGGCGGGCCGCGGTCAGCGCGTTCGGCATCGGTGGCACCAACGCGCACGTCATCCTTGAGGAGGCCCCACCGGCCGCGCCCGCGCCCCGCCGCGCGCCCGGGGACGGCCGGCGCCTGGTGCTGCCGCTGTCCGCCCGTACCGCCGGCGCGCTGCGGGGCCAGGCCGAGGCGCTCGCCCGCCACCTCGAACGGCGGCCGGAGCTGCGGCTCGACGACGTCGCCCACGCGCTGCGCGCGGACCGGCCGGCCCTGCGCCACCGGCTGGCGGTGACGGCCGCGAGCCGCGACGAGGCCGTGGCGGCGCTGCGCACCGCGGCGCCGGTCGCCCCGCCGCTGTCCGACGAGCCCGCCCGGGTGGCGTTCCTGCTGCCCGGCGGCGGCACCCAGTACCAGCGGATGGGCGCCGGCCTCTACCGGGAGCACGGTGTCTACCGCGACGTGGTGGACGAGTGCGCGCGGATCCTGCGCCCGGTCCTCGGCGACGACCTGCGGACCGCCGTGTACGAGCGGCCGGAGACCGACCCCACGACCGCCTTCCTCGGCCTGGTGGTGACCGAGTACGCCATCGCCCGGTCGCTGATCGAGGCCGGCGTGCGCCCGGACGCGCTGATCGGCCACTCCCTCGGCGAGTACACGGCGGCCTGCCTGGCCGGGGTTCTCGACCTGGACGAGATGCTGCCGCTGGTCACCGAACGGGTGCGGCTGATCGCCGCCGCCGGCGGGGCCACGGTCGGGGTGGCGGCACCGGTCGAGCAGGTGCTGCCGCTGCTCGGCGACGATCTGTCGCTCGCCGCGGTGAACGGCCCGGCGGCCTGCACGGTCGCCGGGTACGACGACGCGGTGACCCGCCTGGAGGCCGAGCTCACCCGGCGCCAGATGCCGTTCCGCCGCCTGCGCATCCCCGCCGCCGCGCACTCGCACGTGCTGGATCCGGTGCTGGAGACGTACGAGAAGCACCTGAGCGGCGTCACCCTGCGCCCGCCGAGGATTCCGTTCGTCACCAACGTCACCGGCACCTGGATCACCGACGAGCAGGCCACCTCGGTGCGGCACTGGATCGAGCACACCCGCGGCACCGTCCGGTTCGCCGACGGGATCACGACTCTGTGGGAGTCTCACCGCCCGGTGCTGGTGGAGGTCGGCCCGGCGGACACCCTCACCAAGCTGGCCACGGCGCAGCTGGCGACCGAGCGTCCGGTGACCGTGACCACCATGCGGCACGTCAAGGCCGAGGCCTCCGACGGCTTCGTGTTCGCCGAGGCGCTGGGCCGTCTGTGGAGCGCGGGCGTGGACGCGGCGCTCCCGCCGGCGAGCGAGGAGTCGCGGCGGGCGCCGCTGCCACCGTACGCCTTCGACCGGCAGCGTTACTGGATCGACGCCCCCGGCGCCCGGGCCGGCGCCGACGACGGCCCGGACGTGCCGGACGCCGGTCCCGTGCTGAGCCCCCGGCCGCGGCTGACCACCGAGCACGTGCCCCCGCGCACCGACCGGGAGCGGGCGGTCACCCGGCTGTGGGAGGAGACGCTGGGCATCGGCGGCATCGGCGTGCACGACAACTTCTTCGACCTGGGCGGCGACTCGATGCGCGCGGTGCTGCTGGCGGGCCGGCTGCGCCAGTCCGGCGTGCTGGACGTGCCCGCCGCGGCCCTGCTGAGCGCGCCCACCGTCGCGGGTGTGCTGGCCGCGACCGGCGAACCGGCGTCCGGGGCGGACACCGGCGCGCTCGGGCCGCTGTTGCCGCTGCGCGCCGAGGGCAGCGCGACGCCGCTGTTCTGCCTGCACCCCGGGGCGGGCGTGGCCTGGCGGTACACCGGGCTGCTGCCGCACCTCGGCGGCGACCAGCCGGTCTACGGCATCCAGGCCGAGGGCCTCGACGGCACCCGGGCGCCCGCGGCGGACGCCGCCGCCATGGTGGCCTCCTATCTGGAGCGGGTCCGCAGCGTCCAGCCGCACGGTCCCTATCGCCTGCTCGGCTGGTCGTACGGCGGGTTCGTGGCCCACGCCATGGCCCGCCGGCTGCGGGAACAGGGGGAGCGGGTGGAGCTGCTGGCGATGCTGGACGCTCCCCAGCCGTACCGGATGGGCTACGACGAAGCGGCCGCCGAGCGGCAGGTGGCCGCCCTGCTGAGCCGGGTCGCCGGCCTGCCGCCGGAGCCGGACGCGGGCCAGACGCCCGGCGTGGCGGAGGTGCTGGACCGCATCGGCACGATGGTGGCGCGGGACCCGGCGAGCTCGCCGATCACCCGCGAGCAGGCGGCGGCTATCGCTACCGTCATGCGCAACAACCTGCGCATCGCCGGCGAGTTCGAGCCCGGCGTCTACGACGGCGACGTGCTGTTCTTCAGCGCCGACGAACAGGTCACCGGCACGGCCGGCACCGACCTGGCCGTGCAGCCCGGCAAGGCCGAGGCCTGGCGCCCCTATGTGGGCGGCGCCCTGCACCTGCACAGCGTGCCGTGCGGGCACTACGAGATGACCGAACCCGAACCCATCGCCCTGATCGGCGCCGCCGTCGCGGAGGCGCTGCGGCCCGTTCCCCCCAGTGGACCAGCCCCCGCGGGGCACCGACCCTCAGGAGACAACCCGTGATCGAGAACGGCATCCAGGATCTCTACGAACTCGGTGACGCACCGGAGCTCGGCACCGCGCCCAAGCGCATGTACGCCTCGCTCATCCGCCGGGAGCGGTACGGCGAGCCCATCGACGCCTTCCGCACCGAGGTGGTCGACGTGCCCCCGGTCCGGCGCGGGCAGGTGCTCGTCAAGGTCATGGCGGCCGGGATCAACTACAACAACGTCTGGGCGGCGCGGGGCGAGCCGCTGGACGTGATCGCCGCCCGGCAGAAGGCGGGTGCCACCGAGGAGTTCCACATCGGCGGCTCCGACCTGTCCGGCATCGTGTGGGCCGTGGGCGAGGGCGTCAAGGGCGTCAGGCTCGGCGACGAGGTGGTGGTGCTGGCCAACCGCTGGGACGAAACCGCCGAGGACATCCGGCTCGGCGGCGACCCGGCCTTCTCCACCACCCAGCGCATCTGGGGCTACGAGGAGAACTACGGCTCCTTCGCCCAGTTCGCGGTCGTCGACGACTACATGTGCCACCCGAAGCCCGCGCGGCTGTCCTGGGCCGCGGCCGCCTGCTACATGGCGACGGCGGCGACCGCCTACCGGCAGCTGTTCGGCTGGCCGCCGCACACCGTACGTCCCGGTGACCCGGTGCTGATCTGGGGCGGCGCCGGCGGGCTGGGCAGCATCGCCATCCAGCTGGTCCGGCACGTCGGTGGCATCCCGGTCGCGGTCGTCTCCAGTCCGGAGC is a genomic window of Actinoplanes teichomyceticus ATCC 31121 containing:
- the ccrA gene encoding crotonyl-CoA carboxylase/reductase is translated as MIENGIQDLYELGDAPELGTAPKRMYASLIRRERYGEPIDAFRTEVVDVPPVRRGQVLVKVMAAGINYNNVWAARGEPLDVIAARQKAGATEEFHIGGSDLSGIVWAVGEGVKGVRLGDEVVVLANRWDETAEDIRLGGDPAFSTTQRIWGYEENYGSFAQFAVVDDYMCHPKPARLSWAAAACYMATAATAYRQLFGWPPHTVRPGDPVLIWGGAGGLGSIAIQLVRHVGGIPVAVVSSPERGEFCGRLGAEGWIDRRDFDHWGRMPDTDDDAAMARWFSGVRAFGRRFWEVLGERRSPRIVLEHSGADTIPTSMYLCDNGGMVVTCGGTTGYNGDIDLRLLWMRQKRLQGSHAAGVREAREVTRLIDQGVLDPCLSRTFTFEEIGLAHQLIHENRHPSGNMAALVGARD
- a CDS encoding type I polyketide synthase, which gives rise to MPDIPENEQPPAVAIIGMAGRFPGADDLDEFWDNLVTGRESIRPVTDEEFLAAGGRQGDLDDPSLVRMASVVAGIDRFDAGFFGYTPAEAAVVDPQQRLLLETAYHALEDAGCLGEGADNGTVGVYAGSGDSRYYPAHVHPRYAGRPATMELVHAATANSLGTLATRVSYELGLTGPSVSLQTACSTALVAVHTACQDLLDYRCDTALAAAVSLNPSAALGYRHVPGGPFSPDGRCRAFAADAEGTSSGDGLGVIVLKRLEDALAAGDRIRAVVRGSAINNDGRRKVGFSAPSAAGQTEVVLAAQAQAMISADTIGLVEAHGTATRLGDPIEVSALTEAFRQSTQRRGYCALGSVKTNIGHLGAAAGIAGLIKAVLALEHRQIPPSLHFTEPNPLIDFASSPFRVPTTLQDWPAAEHPRRAAVSAFGIGGTNAHVILEEAPPAAPAPRRAPGDGRRLVLPLSARTAGALRGQAEALARHLERRPELRLDDVAHALRADRPALRHRLAVTAASRDEAVAALRTAAPVAPPLSDEPARVAFLLPGGGTQYQRMGAGLYREHGVYRDVVDECARILRPVLGDDLRTAVYERPETDPTTAFLGLVVTEYAIARSLIEAGVRPDALIGHSLGEYTAACLAGVLDLDEMLPLVTERVRLIAAAGGATVGVAAPVEQVLPLLGDDLSLAAVNGPAACTVAGYDDAVTRLEAELTRRQMPFRRLRIPAAAHSHVLDPVLETYEKHLSGVTLRPPRIPFVTNVTGTWITDEQATSVRHWIEHTRGTVRFADGITTLWESHRPVLVEVGPADTLTKLATAQLATERPVTVTTMRHVKAEASDGFVFAEALGRLWSAGVDAALPPASEESRRAPLPPYAFDRQRYWIDAPGARAGADDGPDVPDAGPVLSPRPRLTTEHVPPRTDRERAVTRLWEETLGIGGIGVHDNFFDLGGDSMRAVLLAGRLRQSGVLDVPAAALLSAPTVAGVLAATGEPASGADTGALGPLLPLRAEGSATPLFCLHPGAGVAWRYTGLLPHLGGDQPVYGIQAEGLDGTRAPAADAAAMVASYLERVRSVQPHGPYRLLGWSYGGFVAHAMARRLREQGERVELLAMLDAPQPYRMGYDEAAAERQVAALLSRVAGLPPEPDAGQTPGVAEVLDRIGTMVARDPASSPITREQAAAIATVMRNNLRIAGEFEPGVYDGDVLFFSADEQVTGTAGTDLAVQPGKAEAWRPYVGGALHLHSVPCGHYEMTEPEPIALIGAAVAEALRPVPPSGPAPAGHRPSGDNP